The proteins below are encoded in one region of Triticum aestivum cultivar Chinese Spring chromosome 1B, IWGSC CS RefSeq v2.1, whole genome shotgun sequence:
- the LOC123092329 gene encoding late embryogenis abundant protein 2 → MARVVSSCAALVAQRRGFSAAITAIDVSAKKVEEKAVKLGMAATEDTTKDKTAFWEPDPKTGDYRPVTSTKEVDPADLRAEMLKRRLLQQQ, encoded by the exons ATGGCACGGGTTGTGTCCAGCTGTGCCGCCCTCGTGGCGCAAAG GAGGGGATTTTCCGCCGCGATAACCGCCATCGATGTGTCAGCGAAGAAGGTCGAGGAGAAGGCGGTGAAGTTGGGTATGGCGGCGACAGAGGACACGACGAAGGACAAGACGGCGTTCTGGGAGCCGGACCCCAAGACCGGCGACTACCGGCCGGTGACCAGCACCAAGGAGGTGGATCCGGCCGACCTGCGCGCAGAGATGCTCAAGCGGAGGTTGCTGCAGCAGCAATGA